GCAAGAAATGCACCTGAAAAGTAAATAGTAAATAGATCTTTTGCAGTAGTGATAGACCGCGAAAAGTAGTCAATTGCGAGATACGAAGATAACCGAACGAAGTGAGCTCATGAATGCCTTTAAAAGCAACCGCTAAATGAATAATCTTACAACGATTGCTATGCCCTATAGTAGTAGGGTTGCTTCGTCGTACTTCCCGCAAGCACGACTCTTTTTATTGGATTCTGCAAGGATAGTTTAACGCATCACAGCCCAGAGGACAGTTCTATTAGCATCAGTAAATGATGAACCGGAAATACAGATAATAAAGAGATCCTTCGCTTAGGATGATAAAATTCTAAAGGAAGGAATAATTACTTTTCTATCGCACCGGATAACTAAACATGTGGAATTTCTACACTGAAAATGCTCCCCTCATTTATTACAGAACGAATTTGTATCGTACCATGATGCATGGAAATGATTTTTTGGGTAAGCGATAAACCTATTCCATTTCCTGTTGTAAACGTTTTGTTATTGCCCCTGTAGAATGGAGTAAAAATATGGTGGATATCTTCAGGTGGAATTCCAATCCCGGTATCGGCAAAGCTTAACCTGATCATATCAGTACCAAAATCAATTTCTACCGCACATTGGTGATTAGATGAAAATTTGCAGGCATTTTCCATTAGGTTAATAAAGGCTATCTGAAGCAAATACTCGTTCCCGTTAACCAGAACATCGCCATCTTTTTCAATTTCACGGGTAAACTGAATATCCACTTTATAAGCCTGATCGATTTTAAGCACCGCCTCGCGGGCGTCCATCAATAATTCATCAGCACGCTGTGTTTTCATGCTGATGGTATGCTGATCGTAACTGGCTTTGGCCAGATCAAGCAAACCGTTGGAGAGCCGCACCAGTCCCTGTGCATCGCTCAAAGCAAGCTTAATGATTTCCTGATATTCTTTTGTAGTACGTTCTTTAATCAACGCCAACTGCAGCTCGCCAACGATGGTAGATAAAGGCGTACGGAGTTCGTGCGAGATATTGCTCACAAAACTTTTTTGCCCATCAAATGATTGTGCCAGGCGATCGAGCATATGGTTAAAGGTACCGGCCAGTTCGCCGATCTCATCTTTTTCGTTTTTAACCTGAACCCGGTTGTGCAAATTTGTGGCCGTAATTTTAGCCACCTCCCCTATAATTCCGGTTACAGGCTTTAATGCACTTCCCACAAAATAATAGCCAGCTACTATTGTTAAACTAATAATGATAATGAAAGAAACTATTAAAGCGTATTTAAGTTCCTGCAAGCGGCTTAAACCATATTGATCGTTTGCCGCAGCAGTAATTACATAGTTTTTTTGGTGGTGCTGGTAGAGTAACCCCACTACCTGTAATGAACCCTGCTCGAAGGTAATTTCTTTTTGCTGCACAATCTTATCGATCATTTTTTTGGTCTCTTTAACCTTGTCTATCTGCACCGCATCATGGTAAAGCAGGTTAAATGAGGTATCGTAAATGGCCACTTCTTCTTCAAAAAGCGAATTAGGGGCACTTTTATAAATGAGCTGCAATACCTGGGCAGGAACTTTTGCGTCAAAAAGCAGGTTAGCTTTCATAACGGCTTCTTTTTTTAACTGCTTGTAATACTGATCTTTTCTAGTCTTAGCACTGTAAATGTAAACAAAGATGGCAAAGGCCAGAAGCAACGAAGCAAAAAGCGTAAAAAACAACAATAAGAGTTTTATCCTTATTTTCATTTTCAGGCATCAATTATGTGTTTAACCTTCTTTAAATATAAAGCCCATTCCAGGTTTGGTATGGATCAGTTTCACGGCATGGTCCTTATCTATCTTCTTCCTGAGGTAATTGATATACACATCAATAAAATTGGTACCCGAATCAAAAGTATCCCAAACCTTTTCTGCAATTTCGGTTCTGGATAAAACCCTTTCTGAGTTGCTCATCATATATTCCAATAAACGGAATTCTTTTGGTGTGAGGTTTACCTGTTCATGATTGCGTTTTACGATTTTCGTTTCAAGGTTCATCTCCAGGTCGGCAAAACGAAGTATAAAACCCTGTTTAAAACCGTTGTTTAGGCCTTGGGTTCTGTTAATCAGCGCGCGGATCCGGGCATGAAGCTCCCTGAAATCGAAAGGTTTTACCAGATAATCATTAGCCCCTGCATCAAAGCCTTCAATTTTATCGTCGGTTGTGCCCAAGGCAGTAAGCATAATAATCGGGATATGGGGTAAATTGCGCCTAATCTCATTACATAAATCAATCCCATTAATTTTTGGCAGAACCAAATCCAGCAAAATCAGATCAAATGGCTTAAATAAAGCCATTTTTTTTCCCATTTCTCCATCATAGGCCAATGTAACCTGAAAACCAAGTTCAGTTAGCCCTTTTTGGATCATTTCTGCAACCCGAAGTTCGTCTTCAATAACGAGTATCTGCATTGGAACATTTTAGATCACAAATCTGGGTATTATTTATTTATGTTTTATCTTTTTTGCAATCATAATAATGTATTTGTAATGTGGCAGGCATTGCCAAGTAACGTACATTAAAAATGAAAAGCCACTGATAGCTAAAAACACAGGAATTTACTCAATTAAAAAGAATCGCTTAAACAGGAGATATCCGTTTAACATTTGAATTATCAATTAATTTTTAACTGGGTATAGTGTTTAATAAACCAGGTTAATGCAGGGTTTTTATTCGATTCTTTATAAGCCAACACCACCTCTGTATTAATAGGAATGGCATCAAATTCAATAAATGAAACTTTCAACTGTGCGTATTGCTCTTTTAATGATAATGGCAAAATAGACACCCCCAAGCCCGCTTCTACCAATTGTAATATGGAGTGTACATTGTTGGCCTCGTGGGTAATGTCTGGACTAAAGCCCATCCGCTGGCAAATTTCTATAAGTTTCTGGTTATACTGGGGTGCAAAATCTTTATTAAAGAATATAAACGGACTCTTCTTCAAAAAATCCGAAAGTCTGTGCTGATCATCAATTTTTTGATCTGTTAAAGGGATAACCACCACAAAGGGATCAAAAAATAAAGATTCTACTTTCAATTTTTCAGATAAAACCGGGGCTCTTAAAAT
The nucleotide sequence above comes from Pedobacter riviphilus. Encoded proteins:
- a CDS encoding HAMP domain-containing sensor histidine kinase, which gives rise to MKIRIKLLLLFFTLFASLLLAFAIFVYIYSAKTRKDQYYKQLKKEAVMKANLLFDAKVPAQVLQLIYKSAPNSLFEEEVAIYDTSFNLLYHDAVQIDKVKETKKMIDKIVQQKEITFEQGSLQVVGLLYQHHQKNYVITAAANDQYGLSRLQELKYALIVSFIIIISLTIVAGYYFVGSALKPVTGIIGEVAKITATNLHNRVQVKNEKDEIGELAGTFNHMLDRLAQSFDGQKSFVSNISHELRTPLSTIVGELQLALIKERTTKEYQEIIKLALSDAQGLVRLSNGLLDLAKASYDQHTISMKTQRADELLMDAREAVLKIDQAYKVDIQFTREIEKDGDVLVNGNEYLLQIAFINLMENACKFSSNHQCAVEIDFGTDMIRLSFADTGIGIPPEDIHHIFTPFYRGNNKTFTTGNGIGLSLTQKIISMHHGTIQIRSVINEGSIFSVEIPHV
- a CDS encoding response regulator transcription factor, translated to MQILVIEDELRVAEMIQKGLTELGFQVTLAYDGEMGKKMALFKPFDLILLDLVLPKINGIDLCNEIRRNLPHIPIIMLTALGTTDDKIEGFDAGANDYLVKPFDFRELHARIRALINRTQGLNNGFKQGFILRFADLEMNLETKIVKRNHEQVNLTPKEFRLLEYMMSNSERVLSRTEIAEKVWDTFDSGTNFIDVYINYLRKKIDKDHAVKLIHTKPGMGFIFKEG
- a CDS encoding LysR family transcriptional regulator — translated: MELRHLLYFKTVAEELHFTKAATKLFISQPPLSRQIKELEEELGVQLFVRSNKRVALTDAGKYFKAEVDAVFAKLEESKRFVRKIHEGVSGELKIGYISSVYQSHLAEILKLMHREFPYLKTSLFEVPTLAQIKSLEHGGLDVGILRAPVLSEKLKVESLFFDPFVVVIPLTDQKIDDQHRLSDFLKKSPFIFFNKDFAPQYNQKLIEICQRMGFSPDITHEANNVHSILQLVEAGLGVSILPLSLKEQYAQLKVSFIEFDAIPINTEVVLAYKESNKNPALTWFIKHYTQLKIN